One genomic region from Dethiosulfovibrio russensis encodes:
- the pepF gene encoding oligoendopeptidase F: MASGSRSIPVRSEIENSYKWDLSSIYGGIEEWENAWRGVAESVEPLESFSGKLGDEASCLLGCLKEIDRVSLELGKVFVYATMKSHEDASDGEAKAMADRAMALHVRFSTALAYVVPEILGIEESRLASFFDDLPELEMYRYHIEQIIRKKTHVLSAREEELLSGMGEIANAPELIFSMLTNGDMKFPSIQDESGEPVELSEERYYRLIRSKDRSVREGAFKGIHDTYGSFRNTLAASFGSAVKESVFDARVHRYGSSREAALDGGDIPLSVYDNLIEAVREGLPLLHDYVSLRKSSLGLDELHMYDLYVPIVEEPDEDISWEDAKKTVLAGLSPLGDGYLDVLKEGFDGRWIDVYESQGKRKGAYSWGSYGTNPFVLLNYNGTLRDVFTLAHEMGHSLHSWHSHKFQPPVYGDYTIFVAEVASTTNEVLLMEHMLENRPKDRSFLLNYYLEQVRTTVFRQTMFAEFELKVHRMAEEGIPLTPETLSSLWGELNRDYYGPDIVVDKEIEVEWARIPHFYSPFYVYQYATGYAAATALAEGILTGGEPSRERYIDFLKSGSSKNSIDLLRGAGVDMTSPEPVRSALRLFGEKIEELRKISV; encoded by the coding sequence ATGGCATCCGGTAGCAGGTCTATCCCGGTCAGGTCGGAGATAGAGAACAGTTATAAATGGGATTTGAGCTCTATATACGGTGGAATAGAGGAGTGGGAAAACGCTTGGCGAGGGGTCGCTGAGTCTGTAGAGCCTCTGGAATCCTTCTCAGGAAAGTTGGGAGACGAGGCTTCCTGTCTTTTGGGGTGTCTTAAGGAAATAGACAGAGTTAGCCTGGAGCTGGGAAAGGTTTTCGTCTATGCCACGATGAAAAGTCACGAGGATGCGTCCGATGGAGAGGCGAAAGCCATGGCCGATAGGGCTATGGCACTCCACGTAAGGTTCTCTACCGCGTTGGCTTACGTGGTTCCCGAGATCCTCGGAATCGAGGAGTCGAGACTTGCCTCGTTTTTCGACGACTTGCCCGAGTTGGAGATGTACAGATACCATATAGAACAGATAATCCGTAAGAAGACTCATGTTTTGAGCGCCAGGGAGGAGGAGCTCCTCTCGGGAATGGGCGAGATAGCCAATGCCCCTGAGCTTATTTTCTCGATGCTCACCAACGGAGATATGAAATTCCCCTCGATCCAGGATGAGAGTGGGGAGCCCGTCGAGCTTTCGGAGGAACGCTACTATCGTCTCATAAGGTCCAAGGACCGTTCTGTCAGAGAGGGAGCCTTCAAGGGAATTCACGATACCTACGGAAGCTTTCGAAATACCTTGGCTGCCTCGTTCGGATCTGCCGTCAAGGAGAGCGTCTTCGACGCCAGGGTGCACCGATATGGATCGAGTCGGGAGGCCGCGTTGGACGGAGGTGACATCCCCCTGTCGGTTTACGATAATCTCATAGAGGCCGTCAGGGAGGGCCTGCCTCTGTTGCACGACTACGTATCGTTGCGAAAGAGCTCCCTAGGGTTGGACGAGCTCCATATGTACGACCTTTACGTTCCCATAGTGGAGGAACCGGATGAGGATATATCCTGGGAAGACGCCAAGAAGACGGTGCTGGCCGGGCTGTCTCCTTTGGGGGATGGCTATCTGGACGTTTTGAAAGAGGGGTTCGATGGACGGTGGATAGACGTCTACGAGAGCCAGGGGAAGAGAAAAGGAGCTTATTCTTGGGGTAGCTACGGGACCAATCCCTTCGTATTGCTCAACTACAACGGCACCCTAAGGGACGTGTTCACCCTTGCTCACGAGATGGGGCATTCCCTGCATTCCTGGCATTCCCATAAGTTCCAGCCCCCTGTTTACGGCGATTACACCATATTCGTCGCCGAGGTAGCCTCCACCACCAACGAGGTGTTGCTCATGGAGCATATGTTGGAGAACAGGCCTAAGGACAGGTCTTTCCTCTTGAACTATTATCTCGAGCAGGTTCGTACGACGGTGTTCAGGCAGACTATGTTCGCCGAGTTCGAGCTGAAGGTACACCGTATGGCGGAGGAAGGAATCCCCTTGACACCGGAGACGTTGTCATCCCTCTGGGGAGAGCTCAACAGGGATTATTACGGTCCCGATATAGTGGTGGACAAGGAGATAGAGGTCGAATGGGCCAGGATACCTCACTTTTACTCTCCCTTCTACGTATATCAGTACGCTACTGGCTATGCGGCGGCCACCGCCTTGGCCGAGGGGATTCTTACCGGGGGAGAACCGTCGCGAGAGAGATATATAGATTTTTTGAAGAGCGGAAGCTCCAAGAATTCCATAGATTTGCTCAGAGGGGCCGGAGTTGATATGACGAGCCCCGAGCCTGTTCGGTCGGCCTTGAGGCTTTTCGGGGAGAAGATAGAGGAGCTAAGGAAGATTTCGGTATAG
- a CDS encoding DUF340 domain-containing protein produces MKISETIAVLVIVAVMSLVGNLVGFHNGIIESLPGMIFLLALCVAGVIMRNVVPGNIPSVAWIVLIGCIVTYPGFPGSAQLSAWVGKVSFLSLTTPILAYAGLSIGKDLDMLKKTGWRIVVVAIFVFVGTYIGSALIAQGVLSATGQL; encoded by the coding sequence ATGAAAATCTCCGAAACCATAGCGGTATTGGTAATAGTTGCCGTAATGAGCCTCGTCGGCAACCTGGTAGGCTTCCACAACGGCATAATAGAATCCCTCCCGGGAATGATATTCCTTTTAGCCCTTTGCGTAGCGGGAGTGATTATGAGAAACGTCGTCCCGGGAAATATACCCAGCGTGGCCTGGATCGTCCTGATAGGCTGCATCGTGACATACCCCGGATTCCCCGGCTCTGCCCAGCTCAGCGCCTGGGTAGGCAAGGTCAGTTTTCTGTCCCTGACCACCCCCATTCTGGCCTATGCCGGACTATCCATCGGCAAGGACCTGGACATGCTGAAGAAAACCGGCTGGCGGATAGTAGTGGTCGCCATATTCGTCTTCGTGGGAACATATATCGGATCGGCTCTCATAGCTCAGGGAGTCCTCTCCGCCACCGGACAACTTTAA
- a CDS encoding DUF3100 domain-containing protein, whose translation MKEGIKNVKIHAIVLILVVVSEFIGIHSFKIGPGTLVLLPMLYALIIGSLMGPKFLKVVKQKDMVDAGSLVGVTLMLLMARYGTLVGPNLPAIIKSGPALILQEFGNLATLMLGIPLAVFLGLKREAIGAAHSVAREPNVALIGDIYGLDGPEGQGVMGVYICGTVFGTIFYGLMATTAAAYLPISPKALAMASGVGSASMMTASVGSLSAMFPDIAGELQALGAASNMLSGLDGLYMSLWMALPMSEWLYRVTYKAKYGTAPERFVRKGDE comes from the coding sequence TTGAAAGAAGGCATAAAAAACGTCAAAATCCACGCCATCGTGCTGATATTGGTCGTGGTAAGCGAATTTATAGGTATTCACTCTTTTAAGATAGGCCCAGGAACACTTGTACTGCTGCCGATGCTCTACGCTCTGATCATAGGCTCTCTCATGGGACCCAAGTTCCTGAAGGTGGTCAAGCAGAAGGACATGGTAGACGCTGGAAGCCTAGTCGGAGTAACCTTGATGCTCCTGATGGCAAGATACGGCACCTTGGTAGGTCCAAACCTTCCTGCCATAATCAAGTCCGGTCCAGCCCTTATTCTTCAGGAATTCGGCAACCTTGCGACCCTGATGCTTGGAATTCCTCTGGCGGTGTTCCTAGGTCTCAAGAGAGAGGCCATCGGAGCAGCCCACTCCGTGGCCAGAGAGCCTAACGTAGCCCTTATAGGGGATATCTACGGCCTGGACGGTCCAGAGGGACAGGGAGTCATGGGCGTCTACATATGCGGCACCGTTTTCGGGACCATCTTCTACGGCTTGATGGCCACCACAGCTGCCGCTTATCTGCCCATCAGCCCCAAGGCATTGGCGATGGCGTCAGGGGTCGGAAGCGCCAGCATGATGACCGCATCTGTAGGATCTCTGTCGGCCATGTTCCCCGACATAGCCGGGGAACTGCAAGCACTCGGCGCGGCAAGCAACATGCTCTCCGGATTGGACGGACTCTACATGTCCCTATGGATGGCCCTACCCATGTCGGAATGGCTGTACAGGGTAACCTACAAAGCCAAATACGGAACTGCTCCGGAACGATTCGTCAGGAAGGGAGACGAATAG
- a CDS encoding M20/M25/M40 family metallo-hydrolase, translated as MELNSIKRSICEAIDSDAERVISLAKDIEMEPELGFKEHKTSVKVANFMKGLNLNPMEGLAGTGVKAKLKEDSSGPNVAVLGELDGIICSDSPKANRETGASHTCGHHLQIGTLMAVASGFAKSDVARHLGGNVTFFAVPAEEFIEIGERSDMRTRGEIGFLGGKQELIRIGAFDDIDMAMMVHAGTDMPEPSIGIGETGNGFVAKTIRYLGKATHAAAAPDEGINALNAAVLGINGAHAMRETFRDDDHVRLHFIITKGGDTVNSVPADVRMEAYVRGKTLKSIDDTHGKFDRALRAGGDAVGAKTEINTIPGYLPLACDSRLNDVFARNAGSVLPDSKILRVGHFNASTDMGDICHIMPAIHPYTGGVSGALHSKDFTVHDYQAAVIVPAKIMAMTIVDLLANGATEGRDLLDGYRPLMTKQEYLETLQGYFS; from the coding sequence TTGGAACTGAATTCCATAAAAAGATCGATATGCGAAGCTATAGACAGTGATGCGGAGAGAGTCATATCCCTGGCAAAGGATATAGAGATGGAACCGGAGCTGGGATTCAAAGAACACAAGACCTCCGTCAAGGTGGCCAATTTCATGAAAGGGCTGAACCTAAACCCGATGGAAGGGCTGGCCGGAACCGGAGTGAAGGCCAAACTCAAAGAGGACTCCTCTGGCCCCAACGTAGCCGTCTTAGGGGAATTAGACGGAATAATCTGTTCCGACAGCCCTAAGGCAAACCGTGAGACCGGCGCCAGCCATACCTGCGGGCACCACCTTCAGATAGGCACCCTTATGGCTGTAGCCTCCGGTTTCGCTAAATCCGACGTGGCCCGACACCTAGGTGGTAACGTCACCTTCTTCGCAGTCCCCGCCGAGGAGTTCATCGAGATAGGCGAGAGAAGCGACATGAGAACCAGAGGGGAAATAGGCTTTCTAGGAGGCAAGCAGGAACTTATCAGGATAGGAGCGTTCGACGATATAGACATGGCCATGATGGTCCATGCCGGAACGGATATGCCAGAGCCCTCCATCGGAATAGGAGAGACCGGAAACGGCTTCGTGGCCAAGACGATAAGGTACCTGGGGAAGGCTACTCACGCCGCCGCTGCTCCCGACGAGGGCATAAACGCCCTCAACGCCGCGGTGCTGGGAATAAACGGAGCTCACGCCATGAGAGAGACCTTCAGGGACGACGACCACGTCAGACTCCATTTCATCATCACCAAGGGTGGAGACACTGTCAATAGCGTCCCGGCAGACGTTCGAATGGAAGCCTATGTAAGAGGCAAGACGTTGAAGAGCATAGACGACACCCACGGAAAGTTCGACAGGGCGCTGAGGGCCGGAGGTGACGCAGTAGGAGCCAAGACCGAGATAAACACAATACCGGGATACCTACCTCTGGCCTGCGACAGCAGGCTTAACGACGTATTCGCTCGAAACGCCGGATCAGTCTTGCCCGATTCGAAAATTCTGAGGGTAGGTCACTTCAACGCTTCCACCGACATGGGAGACATATGCCACATAATGCCGGCCATACACCCCTACACAGGCGGAGTATCAGGAGCTCTTCACTCCAAAGACTTTACCGTTCACGACTATCAGGCAGCGGTGATAGTTCCAGCCAAGATAATGGCCATGACCATAGTCGATTTGCTGGCAAACGGAGCTACTGAAGGGAGGGATCTACTGGACGGATACAGACCTTTGATGACCAAGCAGGAATATCTGGAGACGTTGCAGGGGTACTTCTCTTGA
- the glyA gene encoding serine hydroxymethyltransferase — MTIDGAEVIRQVDPEISEIICEEARRQERQIELIASENFVSPAVLAAMGSVLTNKYAEGYPDKRYYGGCEIVDKAEKLAIERAKELFGCDHVNVQPHSGSQANMGVYFSVLEPGDTILAMNLSHGGHLTHGSPVNFSGKLYNVIPYGVDKETETIDFDEVRRLAKEHNPKMIVCGASAYPREIDAERFREIADEVGAYLMFDIAHIAGLIAAGYHKDPVPFCDFVTTTTHKTLRGPRGGMIMCKAEHAKKIDSAIFPGMQGGPLMHVIASKAVSFAEALKPDFKDYQRRVIENASILAKELKKRDFHLVSGGTDNHLLLLNLTSKGVTGKAAQLALDEAGITVNKNTVPFETLSPFVTSGVRVGTPAVTTRGFGPDEMVKIADWIGRVISDVENPSNLEAVRAEVLDLCGSKPLYPGLCK; from the coding sequence ATGACTATCGATGGAGCAGAGGTTATACGCCAGGTGGATCCGGAGATATCCGAGATTATCTGTGAGGAGGCTCGTCGCCAGGAAAGACAGATAGAGCTTATCGCCTCGGAGAATTTCGTCTCTCCTGCGGTATTGGCCGCCATGGGGTCGGTTCTCACGAACAAGTATGCTGAGGGATACCCTGATAAGAGGTACTACGGAGGTTGCGAGATCGTCGATAAGGCGGAAAAGCTGGCCATAGAGAGGGCCAAAGAGCTTTTCGGTTGCGATCACGTGAACGTTCAGCCCCATTCGGGGAGCCAGGCCAACATGGGTGTCTATTTCTCCGTGCTGGAGCCGGGGGATACGATTCTCGCCATGAACCTGTCCCATGGCGGTCACCTCACTCATGGTTCACCGGTGAACTTCTCCGGCAAGCTTTACAACGTGATACCCTACGGAGTCGACAAGGAAACCGAGACCATCGATTTCGACGAGGTCCGCCGTCTGGCCAAAGAGCACAACCCGAAGATGATCGTCTGCGGCGCCAGCGCCTATCCCAGGGAGATCGACGCGGAGAGGTTTCGTGAGATTGCCGACGAGGTAGGAGCCTATCTAATGTTCGATATCGCCCATATAGCCGGGTTGATAGCCGCGGGATACCACAAGGATCCGGTTCCCTTCTGCGATTTCGTGACCACCACGACCCATAAGACCCTCAGGGGGCCCAGGGGCGGTATGATAATGTGTAAGGCCGAACACGCCAAGAAGATCGATTCGGCGATTTTCCCGGGGATGCAGGGTGGTCCTCTGATGCACGTGATAGCCTCCAAGGCGGTGTCTTTCGCCGAGGCTTTAAAGCCGGATTTCAAGGATTATCAGAGGCGAGTTATCGAGAACGCCTCTATTCTTGCGAAGGAATTGAAAAAACGTGATTTTCATCTCGTCTCCGGCGGAACCGACAACCATCTCCTGCTTTTGAACCTTACCAGTAAGGGAGTAACGGGAAAGGCCGCCCAGTTGGCACTTGACGAGGCGGGGATAACGGTGAACAAGAACACGGTTCCCTTCGAGACCCTCAGTCCCTTCGTGACCAGCGGAGTAAGGGTGGGGACTCCGGCAGTTACCACCAGGGGATTCGGCCCGGACGAGATGGTAAAAATCGCCGATTGGATAGGTAGGGTGATCTCCGATGTCGAAAACCCCTCTAATCTGGAGGCGGTAAGAGCCGAGGTTCTAGATCTCTGTGGATCTAAGCCCCTTTATCCGGGGCTCTGTAAATAA
- a CDS encoding fluoride efflux transporter FluC, translating into MTMSKIACMMGAGALGALCRYGLGGWVQERFGGTFPLGTMAVNVIGCLIFGFLWTLANERYLLSGPLAFMVLTGFVGSFTTFSTMTFEGFRLLSSSAVGAALFYLFGSQLLGIGAAWGGVVLARLL; encoded by the coding sequence ATGACGATGTCGAAAATAGCCTGTATGATGGGAGCAGGCGCTTTGGGAGCTCTCTGCCGGTATGGTCTGGGAGGGTGGGTTCAGGAACGTTTCGGAGGAACCTTTCCTCTGGGGACGATGGCTGTTAACGTTATAGGGTGTCTGATCTTCGGGTTTCTGTGGACCTTGGCCAACGAACGTTATCTTTTGTCCGGTCCTTTGGCCTTTATGGTCTTGACCGGTTTCGTTGGATCCTTCACGACTTTTTCAACCATGACCTTCGAGGGTTTCCGGTTGTTGTCTTCCTCCGCAGTCGGTGCGGCCCTTTTCTACCTTTTTGGAAGTCAGCTCCTGGGCATCGGTGCCGCTTGGGGCGGTGTCGTCCTGGCTAGGTTGCTCTGA
- a CDS encoding DUF190 domain-containing protein, with the protein MTVRHEEWERFRIYIGESDYRNGRPLYRYLLEEARRRGLAGATVFKGLAGFGAGSKIHFAEVLRLSEDLPIVIDIVDTPEKLDDFASFLDEAMDGGMVLRESVHVDFYRPSRV; encoded by the coding sequence ATGACTGTTCGACACGAAGAATGGGAGCGTTTTAGAATCTATATCGGCGAGAGCGATTATCGAAACGGTCGCCCTCTGTATAGGTATCTTCTCGAGGAAGCTAGGCGAAGGGGTCTGGCAGGAGCCACCGTCTTCAAGGGGCTTGCTGGTTTCGGAGCTGGATCCAAAATTCACTTTGCCGAGGTTCTCCGTCTTTCCGAAGATCTTCCCATAGTAATAGATATAGTCGACACCCCGGAAAAATTGGATGATTTCGCATCCTTTTTGGACGAGGCTATGGATGGAGGAATGGTGTTACGGGAGTCGGTTCACGTGGATTTTTACCGTCCCTCTAGGGTTTGA
- a CDS encoding HAD family hydrolase has translation MIFLIEVVLFDFDMTLVDSSQGITDCMNAVAENMGLPKVTREQVLGIIGIPLAKGLHSLWGEYDENCLSEYRRIFSETEYAGIVPFPETIPAIEKLRAMNLRVGVATNRHVAEPVVKAVGLFDRFDLVMGLGDLYRPKPEPDMILAAMKELGGSPDGTLYVGDTDIDMRTTVAAGMKGVGLASGNFSREDLEAAGAWRTLNGIGDLPELLEEEGLICVDRDATI, from the coding sequence GTGATTTTTTTGATCGAGGTCGTCCTTTTTGACTTTGACATGACCCTGGTCGACAGCAGTCAGGGTATAACCGACTGTATGAACGCCGTGGCCGAAAATATGGGGCTCCCAAAGGTTACGAGGGAGCAGGTTTTGGGGATAATCGGCATTCCTCTGGCTAAGGGACTTCACTCCCTATGGGGGGAGTACGACGAAAATTGTCTCTCCGAATATCGTCGTATCTTCAGCGAGACGGAGTATGCGGGAATAGTGCCGTTCCCGGAAACGATTCCCGCCATCGAAAAACTCAGGGCTATGAACCTTAGGGTCGGGGTAGCCACCAACAGGCATGTCGCAGAGCCTGTGGTCAAGGCAGTGGGGCTCTTCGACCGTTTTGATCTCGTAATGGGGTTGGGCGATCTCTATCGTCCCAAACCGGAGCCCGACATGATCCTTGCGGCCATGAAAGAATTGGGAGGAAGCCCCGATGGGACCCTTTACGTCGGGGATACCGACATAGACATGAGAACCACAGTGGCCGCCGGTATGAAAGGAGTCGGCCTGGCCTCCGGGAATTTCTCCAGGGAAGATCTGGAGGCCGCCGGCGCATGGAGGACTTTGAACGGGATAGGCGATTTGCCTGAGCTATTAGAGGAGGAGGGACTGATATGTGTGGATCGGGATGCGACGATCTGA
- a CDS encoding thioredoxin domain-containing protein, with translation MCGSGCDDLIRWSSWGEKAVRRSKEEHKPLFLYIGSPTCRLCNIEYRESFANDEVAKLLNEDFVPVRVERESFPILSDSAMSVNRIMNGSGGWPLNLFLTPDLKPFFVSSYMPLKGTPDRPGFLDCLPRIKWLWLTENEALVRASEEVLESLKKSTVTGTSDIPESTLKVASEELLNDLDELWGGFGQGGKFTSVQELLFLSEYDRRTGCKRCDEAFRLSLDGMSMGAIRDHLGGGFHSCTLDREWRRPRFEKLLVDQAMAAMAFAEGFDRYGKVSYWRGADETLAYTLLNLYSPGRGFFASQSYETEDGDMDYYLWTSDEIDSALGEDAGLFKRAYGITDEGNYIEETTGSPSGKNVLFLTTPLDRLAEDEGMEDEQDLEDLLAKGRQVLSSLRRERMEPEKNGRILSDWNGFFIAALARCGRVMDRRNYVVLAERECSRIWSEGELFHIGDIPATLDDYAAVIWAFLETYRSTDNMVWRERAKKLLVRCEELFGLEGRGYILSENAGEGILFSRSHGRDGLYPSGNAVMANNLVTLWECTEEKSYRDRAVEVITSFGDGVKRVPGGYSHLLTALSRVLP, from the coding sequence ATGTGTGGATCGGGATGCGACGATCTGATCCGGTGGTCTTCCTGGGGAGAAAAGGCCGTCCGGCGATCCAAGGAAGAGCATAAGCCGCTTTTTCTGTACATCGGATCTCCCACCTGTCGTCTCTGTAATATCGAATACAGGGAGAGCTTCGCTAACGACGAGGTGGCTAAGTTGCTCAACGAGGACTTCGTCCCGGTCAGGGTGGAGCGGGAAAGCTTCCCGATCTTGAGCGACAGCGCTATGTCGGTCAATCGAATAATGAACGGTTCCGGAGGGTGGCCTTTGAATCTATTCCTGACCCCCGATCTGAAGCCTTTTTTCGTATCTTCCTACATGCCTCTGAAAGGGACTCCGGATCGTCCCGGTTTTTTGGACTGTCTGCCAAGGATAAAGTGGCTTTGGCTAACCGAAAACGAAGCTCTGGTTCGGGCGTCCGAGGAGGTTTTGGAGTCTTTAAAAAAATCGACGGTAACCGGGACATCCGACATACCCGAGTCGACCTTGAAGGTCGCATCCGAGGAGTTGTTGAACGATCTGGACGAGCTTTGGGGCGGTTTTGGCCAGGGGGGCAAGTTTACCTCCGTCCAGGAGCTGCTGTTCTTGTCCGAATACGACCGTCGAACGGGATGTAAGAGATGCGACGAGGCTTTTCGTCTGTCCTTGGACGGTATGTCCATGGGGGCCATCAGAGATCATCTCGGAGGAGGCTTCCACAGCTGCACTCTCGACAGAGAATGGCGTAGACCCCGTTTTGAAAAGCTACTGGTGGACCAGGCCATGGCGGCCATGGCCTTCGCCGAGGGGTTCGACAGATATGGAAAGGTGTCCTACTGGAGGGGGGCCGACGAGACCTTGGCCTACACCCTTTTGAACCTTTATTCTCCGGGCAGGGGCTTTTTTGCATCTCAAAGCTACGAGACGGAAGACGGCGATATGGACTATTATCTCTGGACGTCCGACGAGATAGACTCCGCTCTGGGAGAAGACGCCGGGCTTTTCAAGAGGGCTTACGGCATAACGGACGAAGGGAACTACATCGAAGAGACCACCGGTAGTCCCTCCGGCAAGAACGTCCTTTTTTTGACCACACCTCTGGATCGACTGGCCGAGGATGAGGGGATGGAGGACGAACAGGACCTTGAGGACCTGTTGGCCAAGGGGAGGCAGGTCCTATCGTCTCTCAGGCGGGAACGGATGGAGCCCGAAAAGAACGGACGGATACTGTCGGACTGGAACGGCTTTTTTATCGCCGCTCTGGCTCGTTGCGGACGGGTCATGGACCGAAGAAATTACGTGGTTCTCGCGGAGAGAGAGTGTTCCAGGATATGGAGCGAGGGGGAACTATTTCATATAGGAGATATTCCTGCCACTCTGGACGACTATGCCGCGGTTATATGGGCTTTTCTGGAGACCTATAGGTCGACGGACAATATGGTCTGGAGGGAGAGGGCGAAAAAACTCTTAGTACGATGCGAGGAACTTTTCGGCCTTGAAGGAAGGGGATATATCCTCTCAGAAAATGCCGGAGAGGGGATCCTATTCTCCCGGTCTCACGGACGGGACGGTCTGTATCCCTCCGGCAACGCCGTTATGGCGAACAATCTGGTTACATTGTGGGAGTGTACCGAGGAAAAGAGCTATAGAGACAGGGCCGTCGAGGTGATAACTTCCTTCGGAGACGGGGTGAAACGGGTTCCCGGAGGTTATTCTCATCTTCTGACGGCACTGTCGAGGGTTCTGCCTTAG
- a CDS encoding DedA family protein — MLHEMITWLVSTVGSMGYPGIIFLMFLESSFFPFPSEVVIPPAGYLAHQGEMHLSLVILAGIAGSLLGALFNYWLSITVGRSFFERYGRYFLVSRSSLDKAEEFFDRHGHISTFIGRLIPGVRQYISLPAGVAKMPLLPFCVFTAIGAGIWVVILALVGYWLGSQGDLALKYVHKISLALISICSVTVIIYVVAVRRRNSDKNRS; from the coding sequence ATGCTACACGAGATGATAACTTGGTTGGTCTCGACGGTGGGATCCATGGGATACCCCGGAATAATTTTTCTGATGTTTCTGGAGTCCTCGTTCTTTCCGTTTCCCAGCGAGGTAGTCATACCTCCGGCGGGATACCTGGCCCATCAGGGTGAGATGCATCTATCGCTGGTGATACTCGCAGGAATAGCAGGAAGCCTGCTGGGAGCCCTATTCAACTACTGGCTCTCCATAACGGTCGGGCGGTCGTTCTTCGAGAGATACGGTCGTTACTTTCTCGTCTCCCGATCGAGCCTGGACAAAGCGGAAGAATTCTTCGATCGGCACGGACACATAAGCACCTTCATAGGCAGACTGATCCCGGGAGTCAGACAATACATATCCCTACCTGCAGGGGTGGCCAAGATGCCTCTTCTGCCTTTTTGCGTGTTCACCGCCATAGGGGCCGGCATATGGGTCGTCATACTGGCCCTGGTCGGCTACTGGCTGGGCAGCCAAGGAGACCTAGCGCTCAAATATGTGCATAAGATCTCCCTGGCATTGATATCGATCTGTTCAGTAACGGTGATAATATACGTCGTCGCAGTAAGACGCAGAAACTCCGATAAAAATCGATCCTAA
- the sfsA gene encoding DNA/RNA nuclease SfsA: MNLYDPFKNEVKIKGTFIVRSNRFVVKCDIDGEIFDCHLPNPGRLWELLFPGVTLFLVENRGGKTAYTAIAVDTLEGPVLLHTHKANDLVEELLKNREIPSFREKKPIKREISVGKSRFDFLLKGNSRPTLLEVKSCTLFGKRGSMFPDAPSERAVRHVKELEHLSSEGYDAAVIFVVQSRKPEWFLPDFHTDPKFADAIYHARDRIEVVALSVPWRSDLTLSESPVELPIPWEKMRYENEDRGTSLIVYDLTGADELPPGHYVLVVETDENLSSATTKAVRKRRRIVDLEDRLNSQRRSVKTIPIRSSKKLGRRIYEQLYPLSSMDEGIAKLSYDGRWLLRFEESPFLLKDFVDVVVANRIDRLS; this comes from the coding sequence ATGAATTTATACGACCCCTTCAAAAACGAAGTCAAGATCAAAGGGACCTTTATAGTTCGATCCAACCGTTTCGTCGTTAAATGCGACATCGACGGCGAAATCTTCGATTGCCACCTCCCCAATCCCGGACGCCTGTGGGAGCTTCTCTTCCCGGGGGTAACTCTTTTTCTCGTCGAGAACAGGGGCGGAAAGACCGCCTACACGGCGATAGCGGTGGATACCCTCGAAGGTCCGGTCTTGCTGCACACCCATAAGGCCAACGACCTAGTGGAAGAACTGTTGAAAAACAGGGAGATCCCGTCTTTTCGGGAAAAAAAACCGATCAAGAGGGAGATTTCCGTAGGTAAAAGCAGATTCGACTTCCTGCTCAAGGGAAACTCAAGACCGACCCTTCTCGAGGTAAAATCCTGTACCCTTTTCGGCAAACGAGGCTCCATGTTTCCCGACGCGCCGTCGGAGAGAGCGGTCAGACACGTGAAGGAACTGGAACATCTTTCTTCCGAGGGCTACGACGCCGCGGTGATCTTCGTCGTCCAGTCGAGAAAACCCGAATGGTTTCTACCCGATTTCCACACCGATCCCAAATTCGCCGACGCCATATACCACGCCAGAGACCGCATCGAAGTGGTGGCTCTCTCCGTACCCTGGAGGTCAGATCTGACCCTATCGGAAAGCCCGGTGGAACTCCCGATACCCTGGGAAAAGATGAGATACGAAAACGAGGACAGAGGAACATCCCTGATCGTGTACGACCTGACCGGGGCGGATGAACTGCCTCCGGGACATTACGTGCTCGTAGTCGAAACCGACGAGAATCTATCGTCAGCCACGACAAAGGCAGTCAGGAAAAGGCGGAGGATCGTGGACTTGGAGGACCGTCTGAACAGCCAGAGGCGATCGGTCAAGACCATACCGATAAGATCTTCGAAAAAACTGGGAAGACGGATCTACGAACAGCTCTACCCACTGTCCTCGATGGATGAAGGCATAGCAAAACTATCGTACGACGGACGGTGGCTGTTGAGATTCGAGGAGTCGCCCTTCTTGTTGAAAGACTTTGTGGACGTCGTCGTGGCAAACAGGATCGATAGACTATCCTAA